AACCAGCTATCATAGCGGTTGTGATAGCGGCTAAAGAGTAGCGTCTGAAACTATGGGCAGACAACGATCCCTTCTGGGGATAATTTTAATTCTGGCGATCGCAGCAGCCGTGGTGATTGTACAAGTCCCGGTGCGACTGGGGCTAGACTTGCAAGGCGGTTCGCAGTTGACCCTGCGATTGCAAACGACTGATGAAGTACCGGAAATTACGCCTGAGAAGCTGGAGGCCGTGCGCGATGTCGTCAGCCGCCGGGTGAATGAACTCGGGGTGTCGGAATCGGTGGTGCAAACTGCCGGTGAGGGGCAGCTCTTGGTGCAGTTGCCAGGGGTGAGCGATCCGGAAGAAGCAGAACGAGTTTTGCAGGGCACGGCCCAGCTCGATTTCCGCGGCCAAAAGCCCAATACCACCGCCCAAACCCTCAGTCGGTTTTTGCTGGAGCGGGAGCAGTTGCAAACGGAGCTAGACCTGCTGCAGGTGGATGCGGCAGCCAATGCAGAAGCCATTGAGGATGCTAGAACAGCCCTCGCCAATAATCAAGAAGCGATCGCCACCCTGTTTGATCGAACGGGTCTAACGGGCGATCGCTTGCAGGATGCCTACGCGGCTCCCATTGCTGGCGACTCCTGGGAAGTGGTGCTGGTGTTCAACACCGAAGGCGGCAACCAGTTTGCTGAGCTTACTGCTGGCGTTGCCGGAACAGGCCGCACCCTAGGCATTTTCCTCGATGATGAATTGATCAGCGCCCCCCAAGTGAACGCCCGCTATGCCGAAGGCGGCATCACCGGCGGGCGGGCCAGCATTTCCGGCGGCTTCAACGCCCAGCGGGCCAGTGAACTGGCCGTGCAACTGCGGGGTGGAGCCTTGCCCGTACCCGTGGAAGTGGTGGAAAACCGCACCGTCGGCGCAACCCTAGGACGGGATAGCATTCAGCGCAGCATCTATGCTGGCATCGGCGGCCTGCTGTTTGTGCTGGTCTTCATGGTGGCCTACTACCGCTTGCCGGGAGCCGTTGCCGACATTGCCCTCGTGGTCTATTCGTTGCTCACCTTTGCCATCTTCAGCATCCTGGGGGTCACCATCACCTTGCCAGGGATTGCTGGTTTCATCCTCAGTATTGGCATGGCAGTAGACGCCAACGTCCTGATTTTTGAACGCACCCGCGAAGAATTGCGATCGGGTAAAACCCTCTATCGCTCCGTGGAATCGGGCTTTTATCGCGCCTTTTCCAGCATCCTCGACAGCAACGTCACTACCCTGATTGCCTGTGGAGCCCTG
The genomic region above belongs to Candidatus Obscuribacterales bacterium and contains:
- the secD gene encoding protein translocase subunit SecD codes for the protein MGRQRSLLGIILILAIAAAVVIVQVPVRLGLDLQGGSQLTLRLQTTDEVPEITPEKLEAVRDVVSRRVNELGVSESVVQTAGEGQLLVQLPGVSDPEEAERVLQGTAQLDFRGQKPNTTAQTLSRFLLEREQLQTELDLLQVDAAANAEAIEDARTALANNQEAIATLFDRTGLTGDRLQDAYAAPIAGDSWEVVLVFNTEGGNQFAELTAGVAGTGRTLGIFLDDELISAPQVNARYAEGGITGGRASISGGFNAQRASELAVQLRGGALPVPVEVVENRTVGATLGRDSIQRSIYAGIGGLLFVLVFMVAYYRLPGAVADIALVVYSLLTFAIFSILGVTITLPGIAGFILSIGMAVDANVLIFERTREELRSGKTLYRSVESGFYRAFSSILDSNVTTLIACGALFWLGTGFVRGFAFTLGIGVLVSMFTALTCSRTLLLVALSLPQFRKPELFCPNLSPSTQPQTKTTP